Proteins from a single region of Verrucomicrobiota bacterium:
- a CDS encoding aspartate aminotransferase family protein, with product MGHYHGVLPKLITEVPGPKSLQLSKKLQSYESQNVTYLSPHFPIFWDRAEGCNIWDVDGNCYLDLTSGFGVSTMGWGDQALVKCMQMQAGLLYHAMGDVHPCPAKAELCELLSEITYERWGLGKGKSILGNSGFEAVEAAMKTAWLVTGKRRIIAFESGYHGLGYGAMTVTGRREFHEPFKKQLADIASFVPFPHYLDAGDNWKEPFVFQLEELLANQDYGAILVEPIQGRGGEVVPPKGFLRLLRDISEQYGVLLIFDEIYTGFYRTGDFFACEAEGVYPDLVCLGKALSGGFPISACVGKEEIMDYWPKSTGEALHTSTFLGHPIGCAMAVESIHYWKKKSTQKWVGQLSKIWYEALYRLVQEHTCLARLRGRGLMWGLEIADGNGKVASQRTEFLVLESLRCGMVLLAGGVDGNILSLTPNLALENNEMVWTIDSLRDVLTLAEEL from the coding sequence TTGGGCCATTATCATGGTGTGCTACCTAAATTAATAACAGAGGTTCCTGGCCCAAAATCTTTGCAATTAAGTAAAAAGCTGCAGAGCTATGAGTCACAGAATGTTACCTATCTTTCTCCACATTTTCCTATCTTTTGGGATCGCGCGGAAGGCTGCAATATTTGGGATGTTGATGGTAATTGCTATCTTGACTTAACGAGTGGGTTCGGTGTGTCTACAATGGGGTGGGGGGATCAGGCATTAGTTAAGTGCATGCAGATGCAGGCTGGTCTATTATATCACGCAATGGGGGATGTTCATCCATGTCCGGCAAAAGCAGAGCTTTGTGAATTGCTCTCAGAAATCACTTATGAAAGATGGGGGCTAGGTAAAGGTAAATCAATACTAGGGAACTCTGGATTCGAAGCGGTTGAAGCAGCGATGAAAACAGCCTGGTTGGTAACAGGTAAGAGGAGAATTATTGCCTTTGAATCTGGCTACCATGGACTTGGTTATGGTGCAATGACTGTTACTGGTCGTCGTGAATTCCATGAGCCATTCAAAAAGCAATTAGCAGACATTGCATCATTTGTACCTTTTCCTCACTATTTAGATGCTGGTGATAATTGGAAAGAGCCTTTTGTTTTTCAACTAGAAGAATTACTAGCAAATCAAGACTATGGAGCGATCTTAGTGGAACCTATTCAAGGTAGGGGAGGAGAGGTAGTTCCACCTAAAGGTTTTCTTAGACTACTTCGAGATATTTCAGAGCAATATGGTGTTCTCTTGATTTTCGATGAGATTTACACAGGGTTTTATCGAACTGGTGATTTTTTTGCCTGTGAAGCAGAGGGCGTTTACCCTGATCTTGTTTGCCTGGGCAAAGCTTTAAGTGGAGGGTTTCCCATTTCTGCGTGTGTGGGCAAGGAAGAGATCATGGATTACTGGCCCAAGAGTACGGGGGAAGCATTACACACAAGCACTTTTCTAGGCCATCCCATTGGTTGTGCCATGGCAGTGGAGTCTATCCATTATTGGAAGAAGAAATCGACGCAGAAATGGGTCGGGCAATTATCAAAAATATGGTACGAAGCATTATACAGATTAGTTCAAGAGCATACCTGCCTTGCAAGATTACGAGGTCGCGGATTAATGTGGGGGCTTGAGATTGCAGATGGAAATGGAAAAGTGGCTTCTCAAAGAACGGAGTTTTTAGTTTTAGAAAGCTTACGTTGTGGAATGGTTCTTTTGGCCGGTGGGGTTGATGGAAACATTCTTTCATTGACTCCAAATTTGGCCTTGGAAAATAATGAGATGGTGTGGACAATTGATAGCTTAAGGGATGTTTTGACACTGGCTGAAGAACTTTGA
- the hpnH gene encoding adenosyl-hopene transferase HpnH: MAVPISQAWTVASYVISQKIKGNKHYPLVLMLEPLFRCNLACAGCGKIQYPNHILNKRLTPEECWKAADECGAPMVSIPGGEPLIHPEMDKIVEGLVQRKKYIYLCTNALLLKKKIDLFKPSKYLTFSVHMDGLEEEHDVAVCRDGTYKTAIEGIKEAIKRGFRVTTNTTLFDGAEPERVREFFDEMMGLGIEGMMLSPGYSYQKAPDQENFLQRNRTKELFTQILDNPKKTWKFNLSPLFLQFLQGKVDYECTPWGNPTYNIFGWQKPCYLLQDGYVPTYQQLIDETEWENYGHTSGEERCKDCMVHCGYEASSVDDTFSSFGGFVRTVKATLAN, from the coding sequence ATGGCAGTTCCAATTTCGCAAGCGTGGACAGTAGCAAGTTATGTGATTTCTCAAAAAATCAAGGGCAACAAACATTATCCCCTCGTGCTGATGTTAGAGCCTCTTTTTCGTTGTAATCTAGCCTGTGCAGGCTGCGGCAAGATTCAATATCCAAACCATATTCTAAACAAAAGACTGACTCCAGAGGAATGCTGGAAGGCTGCAGATGAATGCGGCGCTCCTATGGTTAGCATTCCTGGTGGTGAGCCCCTTATTCACCCCGAAATGGATAAAATTGTGGAAGGTCTAGTTCAACGCAAGAAATATATATATCTCTGCACGAATGCTTTGCTTCTTAAAAAGAAAATCGATTTATTTAAACCGAGCAAGTACCTCACATTTTCTGTTCATATGGATGGCTTAGAAGAAGAGCATGATGTTGCCGTATGCCGTGATGGTACCTACAAAACAGCCATTGAAGGAATCAAAGAAGCTATCAAGCGTGGATTTCGCGTTACAACTAACACAACTCTATTTGACGGTGCTGAGCCCGAGCGTGTCAGAGAATTCTTTGACGAAATGATGGGACTAGGCATTGAAGGTATGATGCTTTCACCTGGATACAGCTACCAAAAAGCACCTGACCAAGAAAACTTCTTGCAACGCAATCGCACCAAAGAACTTTTCACACAGATTCTCGACAATCCCAAAAAGACTTGGAAGTTTAATTTATCTCCTCTCTTCCTTCAATTCTTGCAAGGCAAGGTAGACTACGAGTGTACACCATGGGGTAACCCTACTTACAACATTTTCGGTTGGCAAAAGCCTTGTTACCTCTTACAGGATGGTTACGTCCCAACTTACCAACAACTTATCGATGAGACCGAGTGGGAAAACTATGGACACACTAGTGGCGAAGAACGCTGCAAGGATTGTATGGTCCACTGCGGTTATGAGGCCTCTTCTGTAGACGATACCTTCAGTTCTTTTGGAGGTTTTGTCAGAACGGTAAAAGCTACACTAGCAAACTAA
- a CDS encoding NAD+ synthase encodes MNVGCLQINTKVGDFTGNAEKILGGYKWCVHQGAELVIAPELSISGYPPRDLLLYENFVAKDEATLLEIIASVGAVPLIVGCLTRNSDRPGKALFNSAVVLQKQQEVARVHKSLIPTYDVFDEDRYFEAGSNNKVICIGKQKIGVTICEDIWNDEDYWDDRLYECDPVKDLADKGVDLLVNISASPWHLGKEKTRFSLLSEIARQHRVSIVQVNLIGGNDELIFDGQSLVVNANGDLLAKGNEFGEDIFVMDTKALALPSDPWKEDETALFYALSKGTADYVRKCGFEKVAIGLSGGIDSALTAVIAVDALGPDNVLGVMMPSQYSSEGSIKDAEALAAVLEIETLTMPIKEIYNASLNHMAQVLKGSQQDVTEENLQARLRGLTMMAISNKQNRLILTTGNKSELAIGYCTLYGDMCGGLAVISDVTKMQVYQLAKWINRKMEIIPNNTITKPPSAELAPNQKDQDTLPAYEELDQILKAYIEESKSVKEIVGMGHDEFLVRDIIRKVDLNEYKRRQAAPGLKITPKAFGSGRRMPIAQRFKHT; translated from the coding sequence ATGAATGTTGGGTGTCTACAGATAAATACGAAGGTTGGTGATTTCACTGGAAATGCAGAGAAAATTTTGGGTGGCTATAAATGGTGTGTGCATCAAGGAGCTGAATTAGTAATCGCACCAGAGCTAAGCATATCTGGATACCCGCCGAGAGATCTGCTTTTATATGAGAATTTTGTTGCCAAGGATGAAGCTACTTTACTAGAAATCATAGCGAGTGTAGGCGCGGTTCCATTAATCGTAGGCTGTTTAACCAGGAATTCTGACCGTCCTGGAAAAGCTCTCTTTAATTCGGCCGTAGTGCTGCAAAAACAGCAGGAGGTAGCGAGAGTCCACAAGTCGCTTATTCCTACGTACGATGTATTTGATGAGGACCGTTATTTTGAGGCGGGTTCAAATAATAAGGTGATTTGCATAGGGAAGCAGAAGATTGGGGTAACCATCTGTGAAGATATCTGGAACGATGAAGATTATTGGGATGACAGGCTTTATGAGTGTGATCCTGTAAAGGATTTAGCGGATAAGGGCGTGGATCTTTTAGTCAATATATCCGCAAGTCCGTGGCACCTAGGTAAAGAGAAAACGCGCTTTAGTCTTTTATCTGAAATTGCTAGGCAACATCGCGTTTCTATCGTGCAAGTAAATCTTATAGGTGGAAATGATGAATTGATTTTTGATGGCCAGAGCTTAGTTGTTAACGCGAATGGCGATCTATTAGCCAAAGGAAATGAATTTGGTGAGGACATTTTTGTTATGGATACCAAGGCGTTGGCACTTCCATCAGACCCTTGGAAGGAAGATGAAACAGCTTTGTTTTATGCTTTATCTAAGGGTACTGCCGATTATGTCCGCAAGTGTGGCTTTGAAAAAGTAGCTATCGGCTTAAGTGGTGGGATAGACTCCGCACTTACGGCGGTGATTGCCGTTGATGCATTAGGTCCTGATAATGTTTTAGGTGTCATGATGCCAAGCCAGTATTCTAGTGAGGGTAGTATCAAAGATGCTGAGGCATTGGCAGCTGTTTTAGAAATTGAGACCTTAACGATGCCGATCAAAGAAATCTATAACGCTTCTCTAAACCACATGGCTCAGGTGCTAAAGGGTTCTCAGCAAGATGTAACAGAGGAAAATTTGCAGGCGAGACTAAGAGGTCTGACCATGATGGCTATTTCCAACAAGCAAAATAGATTAATTTTAACAACGGGTAATAAATCTGAACTCGCTATTGGCTATTGCACTTTATATGGCGATATGTGCGGAGGATTAGCTGTGATTAGCGATGTTACTAAAATGCAAGTTTACCAATTGGCTAAATGGATTAATCGAAAAATGGAGATTATTCCCAATAATACGATCACCAAACCTCCAAGTGCGGAGCTTGCTCCGAATCAAAAAGATCAAGATACTCTGCCTGCTTACGAGGAATTAGACCAAATACTCAAGGCCTATATCGAAGAAAGTAAATCAGTCAAAGAGATCGTTGGAATGGGCCATGACGAGTTTTTAGTTAGGGATATTATACGTAAAGTAGATCTTAACGAATATAAGAGGAGGCAAGCAGCACCGGGTCTAAAGATTACTCCTAAGGCTTTTGGATCTGGTAGGCGCATGCCTATTGCACAAAGATTCAAGCACACATGA
- a CDS encoding RsmE family RNA methyltransferase — protein MARFYAPDLKHVSSIEGPEAFHAFAVLRLKIGDFCTLFDGLGTEQKARILNIDKDSFEYEPIITQASPKPPCSLHLSQAIPKGKAMDLILQKTTEVGVSSIYPLLSNRSVIELAVNKQKPKTEKWVQTSVEACKQCGQNWLPQIHPYSDIETYLGVTSSLKGLKLIASLQPDAKSLTKVISQAKSEGLIKDIYYLVGPEGDFTPSEMGEARSCGYIPVSLGPNILRSETAAIFLTSILFYELNFA, from the coding sequence ATGGCTAGATTTTATGCTCCAGATCTGAAACATGTGAGCTCCATTGAAGGTCCTGAAGCCTTCCATGCCTTTGCCGTGCTTCGCCTCAAAATTGGGGATTTTTGCACCCTCTTTGATGGATTAGGCACAGAACAAAAAGCTCGGATACTCAATATTGATAAAGACTCATTTGAATATGAGCCAATCATTACTCAAGCCTCACCTAAACCTCCTTGTTCACTTCATTTGTCACAAGCCATTCCTAAAGGAAAAGCGATGGATTTAATTCTACAAAAAACAACTGAGGTCGGGGTCTCTTCTATTTACCCTTTATTGTCTAATCGTTCCGTCATAGAACTTGCCGTCAATAAACAGAAACCTAAGACCGAGAAATGGGTTCAAACATCCGTAGAGGCCTGTAAACAATGCGGCCAAAATTGGCTCCCCCAAATCCATCCCTATAGCGATATTGAAACTTATCTTGGTGTTACTTCTTCTCTCAAAGGCCTTAAACTTATTGCCTCTCTACAACCAGACGCAAAATCTCTGACAAAAGTTATATCCCAGGCAAAGTCAGAAGGACTCATTAAAGATATTTATTATCTAGTAGGACCTGAAGGAGATTTTACGCCATCAGAAATGGGCGAAGCTCGCTCCTGTGGTTATATTCCCGTTTCGTTAGGCCCTAATATCCTTCGTTCAGAGACGGCAGCCATCTTTCTAACCAGTATACTATTCTACGAGCTTAATTTTGCTTAG
- a CDS encoding type I 3-dehydroquinate dehydratase: MARKQRLSWKKPLLTVGTVSTWNGLSHLESSEPLVDLIEVRLDALFAKDRSPENIIKILKKRKTNVILTLRTRDEGGLYSWKSTERVLIFEQLLPYVDVIDIELKNVHYHRDILRSARSKGKSIILSAHSLSRKLTPRKAARWMSEFKKHRANVYKIASLARNCQDLGLLTRLVLENRSNMAVMATGKMSQVSRVVLSALGSKLVYGYLDEPMATGQPPVEEIRTMLDPIGLV; encoded by the coding sequence ATGGCACGCAAGCAAAGATTATCATGGAAAAAGCCGTTACTCACGGTCGGGACTGTATCAACCTGGAATGGACTCTCTCACCTGGAATCCTCCGAACCACTAGTAGATTTGATTGAGGTGCGTCTAGATGCTCTATTTGCAAAAGACCGTTCACCAGAAAATATTATCAAAATACTGAAAAAGCGTAAGACAAATGTAATTCTTACATTAAGAACTCGGGATGAAGGAGGACTCTATTCTTGGAAATCAACTGAGCGTGTTTTAATTTTCGAGCAATTGCTACCTTATGTTGATGTCATAGATATAGAGCTTAAAAATGTTCATTACCATAGGGATATCTTGCGCTCCGCACGTTCTAAAGGAAAAAGTATTATCCTTTCTGCACATTCCTTAAGCCGCAAACTGACACCTCGCAAAGCAGCGAGATGGATGAGTGAATTCAAAAAACATCGCGCTAATGTTTACAAGATTGCTTCTCTAGCACGTAATTGCCAAGACCTAGGACTTCTTACTAGGTTAGTTCTAGAGAATCGCTCGAATATGGCTGTCATGGCAACAGGCAAAATGTCTCAAGTTTCTCGAGTCGTCTTATCAGCGCTAGGTTCTAAGTTAGTTTACGGTTATTTAGATGAGCCTATGGCAACCGGGCAACCCCCTGTAGAAGAAATTAGAACTATGTTAGATCCCATAGGACTTGTTTGA
- a CDS encoding AMP-binding protein, with product MLNKAIEDSLGIACVRGLKSRQFQIMITDAFQQRSLSGGMILAVSWCLAKWLKQYVHDSRIGIVLPPGIGATVTNLACVLADKVPVNFNFTMGRKANELCMELSEITTVISTDIMIKKAKDFPWPEKKNLIDVKTQLLKIGKIKIFLQRFMVFVQSSQQIVKSLNLSEKGGSREGGVLFTSGSSGNPKGVVLTHRNIVANVYQVQEIFPRELASSIMGCLPIFHSFGFTVTLFWPLICGPRVITYISPLDSSKIIAAVEKYEVELLVSTPTFLRSYTRKGKLEQLKSLRLVVVGAEKLPRQVMEDFENKMKIPVCEGYGMTETSPVISANRPNTKTPKIDIGKDSQYRRIGSTGQVLPEIEVKVTHPETNEQINPTETGLLWFKGPNVFEGYLKNEKKSKEVLKNGWYCSGDLGYVDKDGFLYIEGRLSRFSKIGGEMVPHGTVEQKLSKIFTEILSEDAHVVVMGIRDDVKGEILIGLTTKSVPKTDWQKLFKQQGLPNLWMPKEIFEISEIPQLASGKLDLKGCQEMVENFALT from the coding sequence ATGTTAAATAAAGCAATTGAAGATAGTCTAGGGATTGCCTGCGTACGAGGTTTGAAAAGTAGACAATTTCAAATCATGATTACTGATGCTTTTCAACAGCGAAGTTTATCCGGAGGGATGATACTTGCTGTAAGTTGGTGTCTTGCAAAGTGGCTCAAGCAGTATGTTCATGATTCGCGTATAGGGATTGTTCTTCCTCCGGGTATTGGAGCAACTGTTACAAACTTAGCCTGTGTTTTAGCTGATAAAGTGCCTGTAAATTTTAATTTTACTATGGGTAGAAAAGCTAATGAGCTATGCATGGAGCTGAGTGAAATAACAACAGTCATATCCACCGATATTATGATCAAGAAAGCTAAAGATTTTCCTTGGCCTGAAAAAAAGAATTTGATCGATGTTAAAACACAATTATTAAAAATTGGTAAAATAAAGATATTCCTTCAACGCTTCATGGTTTTCGTCCAATCAAGTCAACAGATTGTAAAATCATTAAACCTGAGTGAAAAAGGAGGTAGTCGAGAAGGAGGAGTATTATTCACCAGCGGAAGTTCTGGTAATCCAAAGGGTGTCGTCTTGACACACAGAAATATTGTCGCGAATGTTTACCAGGTTCAGGAAATATTTCCAAGGGAATTGGCTTCATCAATTATGGGATGTTTACCCATCTTTCATTCCTTTGGATTTACAGTGACTCTATTTTGGCCGCTTATTTGTGGCCCCAGAGTTATTACTTATATTTCTCCACTAGATAGTAGTAAAATCATTGCTGCTGTTGAAAAATATGAAGTGGAGCTTTTAGTTTCAACCCCTACTTTTCTTCGCTCATATACTCGCAAAGGGAAGTTGGAACAGCTTAAGAGCCTACGCTTGGTAGTTGTTGGAGCAGAAAAATTACCTAGACAAGTAATGGAAGATTTTGAGAACAAAATGAAGATTCCTGTTTGCGAAGGGTATGGTATGACTGAGACTTCTCCTGTTATTTCTGCTAATCGTCCTAATACTAAAACACCAAAGATTGATATAGGAAAAGATAGTCAATATCGTAGAATTGGCAGCACGGGTCAGGTACTTCCTGAGATTGAGGTAAAGGTGACTCACCCTGAAACCAACGAGCAGATAAATCCTACTGAGACAGGACTCTTATGGTTTAAAGGCCCCAATGTCTTTGAGGGCTACTTAAAAAATGAAAAAAAATCGAAAGAAGTTCTTAAGAATGGTTGGTATTGTTCTGGCGACTTGGGTTATGTAGATAAAGATGGGTTTCTATATATTGAGGGTAGGTTATCACGGTTTTCTAAAATCGGAGGCGAAATGGTTCCTCACGGAACCGTTGAGCAAAAGCTAAGCAAAATCTTTACTGAGATTTTGAGTGAAGATGCACATGTCGTTGTCATGGGTATTAGAGATGATGTAAAAGGAGAGATTCTCATAGGACTCACGACCAAGTCTGTGCCAAAGACGGATTGGCAAAAGCTATTTAAGCAACAAGGTTTACCTAATTTATGGATGCCTAAGGAAATCTTCGAAATTTCGGAAATTCCTCAGCTTGCCAGTGGCAAGCTAGACTTAAAGGGTTGTCAAGAAATGGTGGAAAACTTTGCGCTGACTTAA
- a CDS encoding DUF4388 domain-containing protein — translation MAIIRGELKWICLLDLIEEACLMPQSLTVSITTAVEKGIIVVKDGRVIHARSSQFKGKKALFELLRLQQGKFSLEPTATTFQHTIKTKWEKLLKQCDAVIDKATTKENPLELGVEPSLGLKPNGEMSEIDPVFRKVPGIILAAEISEEGEVLDRSGLGNASAAKRMASFMMRVATDLSTILDQGGPSKVSIKGDDILFVQQGTGNSLIAAFFNAKWSPGRAYRSIDRSVIELKELRTNHLNEKSN, via the coding sequence ATGGCAATTATTAGAGGTGAGCTAAAGTGGATTTGTTTATTGGACCTTATCGAAGAGGCTTGCCTCATGCCGCAGTCTCTCACGGTAAGTATTACAACTGCAGTCGAAAAGGGCATTATTGTTGTCAAAGACGGTCGAGTAATTCATGCCAGATCCAGTCAGTTTAAAGGCAAAAAGGCTCTATTTGAGCTATTAAGATTACAACAAGGAAAATTTAGTTTAGAGCCTACTGCGACAACCTTTCAACATACGATTAAAACGAAGTGGGAGAAGCTGCTGAAACAATGTGATGCTGTTATCGATAAGGCAACGACAAAGGAGAATCCTTTAGAGTTGGGTGTCGAGCCGTCATTGGGTCTAAAGCCAAATGGAGAGATGTCAGAAATAGATCCTGTTTTTCGGAAAGTTCCTGGTATTATATTGGCTGCAGAAATTAGTGAGGAAGGAGAGGTTCTCGATCGCTCTGGGCTGGGTAATGCTTCTGCGGCTAAACGCATGGCAAGCTTTATGATGCGTGTTGCAACGGACCTATCTACTATATTAGATCAAGGCGGTCCTTCAAAAGTCTCAATTAAGGGAGATGATATCTTGTTTGTTCAGCAGGGTACGGGTAATTCTTTAATTGCAGCTTTTTTTAATGCCAAGTGGAGCCCAGGCAGAGCATATCGAAGTATAGATCGCTCAGTTATAGAGCTCAAGGAATTGAGAACTAATCATTTAAATGAAAAATCCAATTAA
- the dnaJ gene encoding molecular chaperone DnaJ, which yields MAISKKDYYELLGVSREASADEIKKAYRKLAVKYHPDKNPGDKEAEDRFKEIGEAYEVLSDTNKKAAYDNYGHAAFQQGMGSGGRGSSFHDPFDVFREVFSGGNAGGGGIFGDIFEEAFGGGGPKGNQPSRGADLRYDLEISLEDAVSGCEREISVRKLETCDRCSGSGASPGSKTITCSTCDGTGRVSVSRGFFSMTQTCPTCQGAGVKIEKPCPQCNGEGREAKTSKIKIKVPSGVDTGSRLRSSNNGEAGTKGGGYGDLYIVIHVKKHEIFEREDTDLYCEVPVSFVRAALGGEVEVPTLEGKAILRIPEGTAGGKIFRLKGKGVPDLRGYGHGDLNIRIYVEIPKKLNSAQRKKLEEFAELCDDSTHPERQSFFKKAKDFFK from the coding sequence ATGGCTATTTCAAAAAAAGATTATTATGAATTATTAGGAGTTTCTCGAGAGGCTTCTGCTGACGAAATTAAAAAAGCTTACCGAAAACTTGCAGTTAAATATCATCCAGACAAAAATCCAGGAGATAAAGAAGCTGAGGATCGATTCAAAGAAATTGGAGAAGCCTACGAGGTCTTAAGCGACACTAATAAAAAAGCTGCCTATGACAACTATGGCCATGCTGCTTTCCAACAAGGCATGGGGAGCGGAGGTAGAGGGTCTTCATTTCATGACCCCTTTGATGTTTTCCGAGAAGTCTTTAGTGGAGGCAATGCTGGTGGAGGTGGCATTTTTGGTGATATTTTTGAGGAAGCTTTTGGTGGCGGAGGGCCTAAAGGAAACCAACCTTCACGTGGTGCAGACTTGCGTTATGATCTAGAGATCTCTCTTGAAGATGCTGTATCTGGTTGCGAAAGAGAGATCTCCGTTCGAAAATTAGAAACATGCGACAGATGTTCTGGCTCAGGTGCTTCTCCTGGTTCAAAGACCATTACATGTAGCACGTGTGATGGTACTGGCAGAGTTTCTGTGAGCAGAGGCTTTTTCTCTATGACACAAACCTGCCCCACATGTCAAGGTGCTGGAGTGAAGATAGAAAAACCTTGCCCTCAGTGCAATGGCGAAGGTCGTGAAGCTAAAACTTCAAAAATTAAAATCAAAGTGCCATCTGGGGTAGATACAGGATCTAGACTTCGCTCCTCCAACAATGGAGAAGCCGGCACAAAGGGCGGAGGCTATGGAGATCTCTATATAGTCATTCATGTAAAGAAACACGAAATTTTTGAACGTGAAGATACCGACCTATATTGTGAAGTTCCTGTTAGCTTTGTTCGCGCTGCACTTGGAGGCGAAGTAGAAGTACCAACCCTTGAAGGCAAAGCCATCCTTCGTATTCCAGAAGGAACGGCTGGTGGAAAAATATTTCGCTTAAAGGGCAAAGGTGTTCCTGACCTTCGCGGGTACGGACACGGTGACTTGAACATTCGCATTTATGTTGAAATACCCAAAAAACTGAACTCTGCCCAGCGTAAGAAATTAGAGGAATTTGCAGAGCTCTGCGACGACAGCACACATCCAGAACGCCAGTCCTTCTTCAAAAAGGCAAAAGATTTTTTCAAATAA